The Pseudomonadota bacterium genome window below encodes:
- a CDS encoding HigA family addiction module antitoxin — MKPVHPGRILKRELSARRLSANRLAISLCVPSGRITQILNGKRGISAETALRLARYFGNSGQFWMNLQARYELALTEREIGSKINFEVEQIA; from the coding sequence ATGAAACCAGTACATCCGGGTCGCATACTTAAACGTGAACTTTCAGCGCGCAGGCTTTCGGCCAACCGGCTGGCAATTTCACTGTGTGTTCCTTCAGGACGTATTACACAAATCCTCAATGGGAAAAGAGGGATTAGCGCTGAAACAGCACTGCGGCTCGCGCGTTATTTTGGAAACAGCGGTCAATTTTGGATGAATCTTCAAGCTAGATATGAATTGGCGCTTACCGAACGTGAGATAGGTTCCAAAATCAATTTTGAAGTTGAACAGATCGCTTGA